The Thunnus albacares chromosome 13, fThuAlb1.1, whole genome shotgun sequence genome segment TGTTCAGACaacaaaaatactgtttatCATTACTCTACACCTGACAATAACAATATAACATGATCTTCtcatcctgtttttgctttgattttCATAAAATTTCTGGTGATCAGGCGACACGCCTTCGTTTGAGCTGTGAATCCAGTCACAGAATGATTAGCGGTGTGTAGAAGATTAGGCACCACACGGAGCTTAGTTTAGTGTTACTTACTGCTCTCTGCTTCCTCGTTCTGCAGTCAGTGAACTCAGCTCTACTGGGACGGTTGCTAATGGCTTTATGTCTGTTGACGTcgcgatgatgatgatgtatagACCGCTGCAGGACAGCAATATGACATAGCCTTAGTTCCCAGATCCATCTGCAGATTTTTCACAGAAACTGATTGCATCAGAAGATGGGCACCATGAGGTTAcatccactgctgctgctgctgttggtgttTGGGTCCTTCCAAAGAGCGATTTCTCAGTTTCCTGAAAGGATTGGAGTGGTGGAAGGTAGTGGTAAGACCTCCTATTATGCCAATATGTTTTTCAATCATGCTCTAGTCTTTTTAGTCATGGGACAGAGctcattgcattgtgggaacaGTTCTTATGGATCCCTACAGTATGTAACAACAATAACATCTTTCTTAATCTTGTAGCCTGAAGTGCATTTTCAGTTTGGGTTTTGCATAGAAAATCCataaagattccctccagacatattttaagatgtatgtaaaatactctactttgaataataatttgtgtctgatatagtttttctACCAAAAGAATatcttgttaaaaaaatgacatctactccttctcactcattaaaaaatccggaaactatgaatatgcaaatatatttaatttcagaagcTGCTGGATGCAAGATGTTCCCTTgttcactgaaaagtcaattctcattttatatgcactggaggcttcaagtttccacatcacatttgtgtaaattgattattggaccaggattgatttcaaaactgtttgtgatgtcacaaatccaattttaaggggtgggccttaaaattggatttggATTTTCTGTAATCACAGacaaactttccactttcagcagatgaagatgaaaacagccttctagtgtcaaactctgcacaaacatcaatctgcatagtgaagctcaaacatccaactgaaggaacaagaagaaacatttttgagtggagggaaaCTTTAAGAAccattattgttttattgattatatgGGTGTTTGTGATTTGTCCTGTTCAAGTGTTTGAAAAAGCtaattcaaatgttttactgtaGGTGAGACGGAATGGATTCCCGAACCGGATTTCATAGACGACATGTATTGGTCTGGGACAGCGCCTCTTTGTTATGGAGGCTGTAAGTCTCTCCACCAGGAGCTGAGGAGAGATCGCTGTGGGGACTCAAGCTGCTGCTGGCTCGGCTACAAGTCCCTGTGCAGAGGTAAGACTTGGACTGCAACAATGTCTGACATGAATGGAGCTTTGTACCATGCTTTGCATTGTCTTTCCCCTGTATGGCAGTGAACTGTGGGAGGCCAGACGTGGACTATAATGGAATAGTGTATGGTAATGACTGGTGGGTGGGCTCTGTGGTGAGGTACGCCTGTCGTCCTGGCTTCTTGCTGGTGGGAAACCCCACCAGATTTTGCCAGCCTAATGGCCTGTGGACCCCGAAACCTACCTGCCTCCGTGAGTAAACGCAATACTACATTAAGTCACACAAAGATTTtatggtaacactttacaaATCATATTCGTAAGTAATGCTTAACTATGCGTGACTGAAATTAGACAAAATAGACCCCATATTTTTGACACACTTACATAGTGGGTGGAacttagttgttttttttgtatttgtgttgttgttgaatgCAGCCGAGTCAAAATCATCTAGCAGGTACCAATTGACAAATTAGAGGAGAATGATCATGTGTTTAAGCTCAACAGAAGTGTTGTAGGCCTACACAATAAACTGACAACTGAGTGTCTGTTGTCATAGAGATATGAAGCTTTTTTTCTAGAGAGGCTGAACTAATGCGTGGTCCTGAAATAAACTTTTATATAAGAGGAATTCAGCTAATTTGCATTCGCATATCAAGTAATGTATGAAGTAACTGTGAATTAACATTTCTTAACTGATGATCTATCATAAGTGTGAACTAATCACATAAAGTCATAGTGGCATGATCATTTGTTAATGGTCAGCAACAGGGATTTATGATACATCCTGCATTAATTCatgcattaaatcatcatgAGTCATTATTTAAGCATTACTCAAGTATATGATTCGTACctttattataaagtgttaccgaTTTTATCATCTCTGCCCTGTCAGCTCATCATTTGATTTCACTTTGCCTGTCTCGTAGGAATGTGTCAGCGGGGACGCATTGAAATCAGTGAGAAGGAGCTGAACGGGACCTGCAACTCCACCTGCGCGTACAAGAGCTACTTCGGCCCCCCCAAACAGGGCTGCACTCTGATAGACAACTGCAAGAAGAAGGACACCGGCTGGAAGCGGTTCTTTGCACAGTGTGTCCCTTGCATTTGTGACTGCGCTTTATCATGTGGTGAGTAGCTTCCACACCACACTCTCAGGTATAAATGACcgccttttttttaaactgatgcAATGTTGTCTCAGTGCAAACTTGACTGTGGTTGATCATTGCTTTAAACttgaatttgctgtttttctttgaggGATTCCCTGCAAAGAACataacatttttgtctttttttatttttagtaacTACAGGCTAaaacatggagaaaaaacacatgTTGACGGTACAATGAGACATCAAATGAAGAAAGATATGGACAGCTCGTACACCACAGAGCCACACTATGTTTCATCTGCTTCATCTGTTGTGTGGACAACTCAATGGACAAAAATCTGGATGTTTGAGGACATTAATTTAATCTTTCT includes the following:
- the si:ch211-117m20.4 gene encoding CUB and sushi domain-containing protein 1 isoform X2, with the protein product MGTMRLHPLLLLLLVFGSFQRAISQFPERIGVVEGETEWIPEPDFIDDMYWSGTAPLCYGGCKSLHQELRRDRCGDSSCCWLGYKSLCRVNCGRPDVDYNGIVYGNDWWVGSVVRYACRPGFLLVGNPTRFCQPNGLWTPKPTCLRMCQRGRIEISEKELNGTCNSTCAYKSYFGPPKQGCTLIDNCKKKDTGWKRFFAQCVPCICDCALSCVTTG
- the si:ch211-117m20.4 gene encoding CUB and sushi domain-containing protein 1 isoform X1; the encoded protein is MGTMRLHPLLLLLLVFGSFQRAISQFPERIGVVEGSGETEWIPEPDFIDDMYWSGTAPLCYGGCKSLHQELRRDRCGDSSCCWLGYKSLCRVNCGRPDVDYNGIVYGNDWWVGSVVRYACRPGFLLVGNPTRFCQPNGLWTPKPTCLRMCQRGRIEISEKELNGTCNSTCAYKSYFGPPKQGCTLIDNCKKKDTGWKRFFAQCVPCICDCALSCVTTG